From a single Leptidea sinapis chromosome 1, ilLepSina1.1, whole genome shotgun sequence genomic region:
- the LOC126969801 gene encoding holocytochrome c-type synthase: protein MGNSVSAEALKQKTFAKDANPPPECPMHKNSENDKNTTDSHPSECPIQHDKNDINPYNMMPPANQKPSPDQPFPLPTQRQVSSIPRAMPDGTTEFWVYPSQQMFWNAMLRKGWRWKDEDINPKDMDDIIRIHNANNEQAWQEVLKWEALHAKECGHPRLKSFGGKATQYSPRARFRSWLGYELPFDRHDWIVDRCGKDVRYVIDYYDGGELDNKYQFALLDVRPAFDSFENVWDRMKVTYIRYRFELLGSKENPKLTN, encoded by the exons atgggTAACAGCGTATCAGCGGAGGCATTGAAACAAAAAACATTTGCTAAAGACGCAAATCCGCCACCAGAATGTCCTATGcacaaaaatagtgaaaatgataaaaacacGACAGATTCACATCCATCAGAATGCCCAATTCAACAtgataaaaatgatataaacCCTTATAATATG ATGCCACCAGCTAATCAGAAACCATCGCCTGATCAACCTTTCCCTCTTCCAACGCAAAGACAAGTATCAAGCATACCCCGCGCAATGCCAGATGGTACAACTGAGTTTTGGGTTTACCCAAGTCAGCAAATGTTCTGGAATGCAATGCTACGTAAGGGTTGGCGCTGGAAGGATGAAGATATAAATCCCAAAGATATGGATGACATTATTAGAATACATAATGCTAATAATGAACAG gCTTGGCAAGAAGTACTTAAATGGGAGGCTCTTCATGCTAAGGAATGTGGACATCCAAGGTTGAAAAGCTTTGGTGGAAAAGCTACACAATATAGTCCAAGGGCAAGGTTCCGTTCATGGCTTGG gTATGAATTGCCATTTGATCGCCATGACTGGATTGTGGATAGGTGTGGGAAAGATGTCCGTTATGTGATTGACTACTATGATGGTGGAGAACTTGACAACAAATATCAATTTGCCCTGTTAGATGTCAGGCCTGCATTCGATTCATTTGAAAATGTTTGGGATAGAATGAAAGTTACGTATATCAGATATCGTTTTGAACTGCTAGGGAGCAAAGAAAATCCTAAGTTGACtaactga